ACCTGTCTCCCATGGTGGTCAGCAGCTCACGCAGATGGTCCTCGTGGATGAAGCCTGCGGGAACGGCAGGGGGTGGCGTTAGCAGGGGACACTGTGGGAGGGCTGAGCAGCAGgaccttccccctcctcttctgaAGCTCTCCCACTCTGGAGCTGCATGGGGATCCCCAAGGATTTGGCCCCAGCCCCCGCCCTGGCTGCATGTCCTGGGGGAGGGCGTCCGGGCCGGCagcatggggctgcaggcagtgcccgTACCTGACGCCTCCTCGTCGAAGCAGGCGAAGGCGTTGCGGATGACATCCTCCGGGTCGGTGCCGTTCAGCTTCTCCCCGAACATGGTGAGGAACATGGTGAAGTTGATGGGCCCCGGTGCCTCGCTCATCATGCCCTCCAGGTACTCGTCAGTGGGGTTCTTCCCTGCCGGACACAGGCAGGGGTGTGGGTGCGGGGCCCTGTTCCCCCCCCAGCGTCCATCCCCAaggccagcccctgcccccagccGGCTGGGGTTTTCCTTGCAGACGAATTTGCCGGTGCATGTTCACCCACCCCGTGAACAAGGGAAGGGGGCTTCCGCCGCGCCCGGTGCTCCCCTCACGTTTTAACGCGTGCCGGAGGCCACCTGGAATTAAGCTCTGCCAGGTTCAGCCTCGAGGGAGGTGCAGGAATTCATCTGGGGGATATTGGGAACTAAACCCGCagcttttctcccttcccctggcCGCTGACACCCAGCACCGCGCGGGGAGAGGGGCAGCGACATCTCCACACGAGCCTTGTGCTGCTGatgtccccagcgctgccccaaCCGTGGATGCACCAGGGATGGTTTCACCTCCTCTGCTgaggtccccgtccccccagcaCCCGgcccctctcttctccagagCTACGGCTcacggggaggagggaggtccCTCCCGCGGCCGGGCAGGACCTCCGGAACAGGTTTGGCTGCCAGGTCAATCATTGACAGACCTCCCAAAGCGTCGTGGAGATACCACAGGGAGCGGGAGGTGGGAGCCGTGGCCTGCAGCGAAGGAGAATGGGCTCTGGGTGGGGAACACGGCCAGACCTGCAAGTCTCAACCGGCCGAGGTATCATGCCAGCCCAGGGACCGGCCTCTTCTGTCACCCAGGCTGAGAGAAACGGGAGGGCTTTGTCCCACAGTGGGTGACCCCAGGCGATATTCTGGGGTGAGACTAGTCAAATACTCAACGGCTACTGGTGGTTGCTTCTAGGGTAGAGCTTCTCCAACCCCAAGGGTCTCTTCCCTTCTAGTGAGCACGGCTGTAAGAGCAACACACCGAGCTGCTGCCCTCGGGTGCATCCACAAACGATGGTCAACTGGTGCCAGCAGAGAAATCCATCCCTCCCCCTCACGCCATGGGGCTGGCGCAAAGCAGGAGGGCTGTGCCTCCGTGGCATCCCCCCAAAACTGGGTGGGAGGCACCAGgtcacccagctgctctccccgTTTGTCGAGGAGGTGTCAGGGACAGAGGGGCTGAGGGACACGTGGGAGCACAAGGGAAGGGTCTCCTCACCGAGGGAAGCCAGCATGTCATGAAGATCCTCCTTGTCAATGAAGCCATCGCGGTTCTGGTCGATCATGTTGAAGGCTTCCTTGAACTCCTGGATCTGCGACTGGTCGAACATGGCGAAGACGTTGGAGGTGGCGCGCTGAGGACGCTTCTTGGTGGTCTTGGCTTTGGCACGTTTGCTGGACATCTTGGCGGCTGTGGTGGTACCTGGGGGcccggcagcaggcaggagagtcaggagggctggggacaggcagggcccGGGGAGCCGGAGCAGAGGCAGGGACACACGACTCTGGGCAGCTCCagtcccgtgcctcagtttccctggctgtCACACAGTTTGGCAACAGCCAGATAAGGTGATCGCAGGGTCGGACATGGAGACAGGTGAGACCCAGGCTCTAATGGGGCTTCCCTGGGAAGTCACAAGAGCAGGTGGCACCCGCTGGCACCCCTTCCGCAGGGCTGTCCCCAAGGGCTGCAGGCACCCTCTCTgctcctggggctccctgcctgcacccccagcccccaagcccccccagaccTGCTTGTCACCTGTCCCTTTTGTGTCCCAGGTGCAGGGAGACATGCCaagcccagcacccagcagccccaCGCTGCCCTTCAGTCCCAGGGGGGCCATGGGGACGGGTGCCTCGGCATTTTGGGCAGAGCTTAGCCatggcccccctgccccaggcctcccctcctgctcccgcagggctccccctgccctccccagcccggctcccggGCGATGGGGCTCCATGCCCACCCTCCATTCCGCTGTGCAAAAGCACCCCAGGCCGCCTCCCCGGGgtacgggggggtgggggtggctctgcgcagcacccagcacccagcgggAAGGGGTTATCTGCTCCGGGCACATTCCTCACATACCAccgcctcccttccccctccatgctgcctccatccatccatccacccacccatccatcccacCTCCGGCCCCCACCGGGCCAAAGGGCCGTTCGCCGCCACCGCCGTGCCCGGGGACCCCATGGGAAGGGCACgaggcggaggggagagggggctggtggacctctgggggggctgcggagtccctgcggggcagggggagagTGGCTGAGCAATGCCGGGATGGCAGGGTGCTGAGGACTGGTGCTGTTGTTACAGGTAGTGAATGCCAGGAGAAGGGAACAGCCCGGAGGGGCAAagggggggggcagcagtgggatgGACAGACCTTTGGGGACACGGCCGGGGCAACGCGTGTCCCACAATAACTTCAAACACCGCCAAGGCGAGACCGCGGGAGGGAAATGTGGTCTTTcaaagtgtgtgggggggttcCTGCCCCCAGCCCGTGCTGGCGAGCGCCCAGCAGAGAGCCCATTCCCGCCAGCGAGATGGTACCCGAGCCCCTTCGCAGCACCGAGCAGTGGTTTGGCGTCACCCTCCCACGCTGCCAGGCTGAGGGATGCAGTCGGTATTCAAGACACCCTGCACGGTGGGTGCTGGAGACCCAAATGGGATCCATACAGGGTGCTCGGCACCCCCAGTGACCACCCATGTTGCCTGAGAGGAGGATGCTCAGACCCCTCCCAATCGAACCCTGGCAAGCGTAACTCAGCGAGATGCCGGCAAAGACCCGGCCGGCAGAGGGACGGTGtcagctgccagcccagcacggcCCTGCACGAAGCCTTGGGGTGAGGCCAGCCCACGGGAGAGACGCCGCTCAGAGCCCTCATGTTTCTATCGCAGCCATTTCTCCCTCACACGCagccctgtgcctcagtttccccacctgagTCAGTGTCTGGCCTGGGGAGCAGCCGCGGGGACAGTATTAAATTAATGGATTCTGAATTAATTCTAGTCCGCTCTGCTGTGTGCCCCTTGCTGTGGCGGGCTGCCGGGGTTCCTGCCTTCACTGCCAGGGGACACGGGGCGGTTAAGGAGCCACTCCATGTTGGGTGAAGCAGCACAAAGCAACACCACCAGTGAGCCGCGTGCcaccatccatgcccagctgctccagccatCCCAGAGTGTGCTCCGGGATCCGCTTCCCGGCTGGTTCCTTAACGCTGACGCCCCCGGGGGGGACTGCGGGTCCTTGGGGAGCATctccccccaggggaccccagtgCTGGCATGGACCAGGGCAGAGCAAACAGCCTTCTCCTGCACCCACACcgctcctgccagccctccccggcccggccctgctctccagctgtttccctcccctcctgctaTCCCTCTTTCAAGGGGTTGCAGAGGTGGGGGCTGCAGCGGCCACCAGCCTGGTCCCCAGCCTGCTGCGGTCCCCAGGCTCCCCTAACCTGGGGTTCGCGGGATGCCAAATCCCAGCTACCGTGTCAGTGCCTGCCGGGCAGCGTGGTGCCCAGCCAGGCTCAGAGGGggctggggactgtcccccccaccccaacgcCATCCCAGTGCGGGAGCAGCGCGCCACGCCAGAGAGGCCTGGCAGCACCCACCAAGACCAAGCTGGGCCCTTCATCCGCAGGGGACGTGCTCCGCGTGCCCTGGGAGACAGTCCCTTCCTCGTCCCCCGTGAGCCCCGGTGGCTGCGGGCACTGGGATGGAAACAGCACTGCCCTCAGCACCCTCCCTCACGCTGCCCCGAGCTGCACCCAGTCACCAAATCACCCCGCCATCCCCCAAACGCTCCGTCCTTTCCCAGTGCCCACCAGGAAAGAGACGTTTGGCACCGGCCAGCTGAGGAAAGCAGCGGGACTGGAGAGCCCATCCCTTGCCCGCTGCTTCCTCCAGCACCATGAATTTCTTTGCAATGGGACTCTCTTTCTGCGTGCCCTGCGGGACACCGGCATGCGCTGCCAGCCCGGAACCGACCCCCGGCAGCGGCGTGGGGCAGCTGAGCTGAACACGGCTTCGCTGTGCCGGGCCACAGCCAGCAATAAAAGCTCTGCCGCCGGCCCACGGCACTGAGCTGAGCTTTCAAAACACGCTGAACTATCAGCAGAATTATTAGCAGAAGACCGGAGAAATAAGCCGGAGTTTTGCTCTCACCACATGAATTAACATTATCCAAATATTTACCCTGCCCCGGCTGTGACCAGCAGCAGAAGCGCGGCTTGGCaccctctccagagagatggTTCTCGTTAAGGGGATTAAGTGCGATTTTGACGGCACATGGTTTTGCTGTTTGATCCAAAATATGCCCTGGAAAGATGCTTGGCCCCAAGGTCCAGCTCGGCCTGGTCATCTCCTAATTGTTCTGTTTCTGCTGATAGCTGGCTGGGACTTGGGAAGCGACTTTTTTTGGGTCAGTGCAGGAAAAGGTGCCTCTCGCACGAGACAGAAGTGATTTGCAGCGATTGCAGCAAACTGTGGTTCGACAGGGGTGAGCCGTGCACTGCAGGAGGGCTCGACGGCCACGCTCCCCTGGTCTTCCAGCCCAGGCTTTCCAGGATTCCCCAAACCCCGATGCCCAGACCGTCTCGGGGGACACCCAGCCGTGATGCCCTGCGCGTTGGGGTGGATTCGGTTGAGCCAAATGCTGCGGCCACCAAAAACTCCAGCTTCCTCCATGGCAGGAAGGAAACCCACAGAGactggccctgctcctgccccatcTCAGCGCTGCTCCAGCCCAGGAGCTCAGGGCTCAGGCAGCGGCGCCGGGGAGGGTCGCACTGGGGGGAGACCCCGGCCAGCCTGGCACAAAAGCCACGTGCCGATCTGATCACCACACTCGCCCCGTCACCGACTGCCCTTGTTCCCTCGTCCTTCTGCCACCGCTCCTGCTGGGACAATCTCCCTGCCTCCTGCACCACCGGGCTTGTGCCCTTCTCCCCCAGGAGTCAGACCCAAGGGGCCACGGGGCTGGCTTAAAAAGTTCACAAGTTGGtaaagaaaatagtttcattttaaagagaaagagcaaagacCCACCgttatcagaaaaataaaccaccaTGTGTTTCCTCCTGGGTAAAACCAACCGAGCGACTCCATCCTGGTGCCGCTTCCTGACCGTGCTGGGGAGGGTGGGACAAGCCGAAGGGACGTGGCAGTGCTGACAGGGCACGCGGGCCCCGTCCcgtccctgtcctcctcctccctgcccgctcccacCGTTCTCCCTGCCCCGCGTCTTCTCCTGTGCTGCTCCAGCTCACTGTCCCATTGGGCTGAGCGGGCTTGTGGCAGGTCTGGCTGGCAcggaggcggggaggggacagCCAGCTCCCCTTGTAGTGGCAGCAGCCTGTCCCCGGGGTGTTCCCGTGCTGTATTCAGAAGCTACGATCACCTGGAATATGCTGCTAAGGGTTTCCCCAGGGAGGCTCCACCAAAGCTGGCCCTGCAACTGCAGGAGCCACCTCTAAAAGTGCTGACGAGGCTCCAGCACCGCGTGGGGCCGCCCAGCACAGCCGGAGAGGGACATCATCCGCTCGCAGCGAGCTCCTCTCCACCCCGAGAGCCCGGCAGCGAGACGCATGATGTGCATCTGCTGGATGCTTCTGGTCGGGGTAGGGACAGAGCGACTCAAACAGCCTGGGCTGCTCCGGAGGACAGCCTGCAGGGGGAAAGGTGGCCCCTCGGAGGGGCTGCGGTTAAATCTCTGCCCAACGGCTCTTCCCAAAATTAGTTGCTAGCGCCAGCGAGCCACAACACAGCTGCACGTACTAAGAGGCAAGTGCTGGCCCTCCACAACACACAGCTGGTCGCACCTGGACACGTTACAGCACCGTgtagcccagcacaggcagcggTTCCCACCCCCTCTGCCAGGGTGGCACGAGGGCCAGAGTTGGTGatgtcctgcagcatcccacagtGGCACAGGAGGCACAGGGCACCCTGACCCTTCCACCCGTAAAGCTttggctcctgccaggcacctctCCCAGCACCAGGAGTGGACATCCCACCTCCGGAGCCAGCGGGACACGCGGACCGGGTTGTCATACGCTGGAGGAGCGAGCAGGGAGCAGCTCACGCCGGAGGAGCGAGCAGGGAGCAGCTCACCTTCCCTGCCGAATTTGTTGTTAAACCGTCCTTTCCCTCCAGCGCAGCCCTGCTCAGGATGCCCTTGGGATGTGGCATTGCTCAGCTCCGTCCCCGCTGCCACAGGCTACTGGTAGCAGGGGAGCCGCACTGCTGGCCGGAGGCACCGGGAGCTGCAGGGGGACGCCCCGTCCTGCTCGGCACTGCAGGATTGGAGAAGGGCTGCTGTTCTGCTCCTTTTTCGCCCTTATTAAAGACGGGTGTGGGACAGGGAGTTTGGAGACAAGGGCAAAGCAGAACCTGAGTCCCGGGCTGTGTCCCCAGCgcagccacagccaccagcactgaaACTGGGGAGCAGGTTTCACTTGTGGACAGGAGGAAGCAGGGCAGCACCAGGGAGCCAGAGCCAAGCGTGCAGTGACTCCCAGGAGGGAAAGTTCATCCCCATCCTTGGCTCCCACTGCACACCAGGGAACTGGCCAGGCCCACGGGCAGCCAGGGGGCTCGGTGGCAAGTTTTGGCAAACTGTTTCTGGACTAGCTTCTTCCCACCAAGTTTCTGGGACAAGGACCTCACCGTGCCCATGTGGCACCTGCAAACCCTTCCAAAGCACAACTTCTGAGGCTGCCATGAGAAGACGGTGCACAGACTCCATCACCAGGCAAAAGACCCATCACCCATCTGATGCCCGAGGAGGCTGGGAAACGGGACCATGGGCCAGAAGGTCTTCATGGCCTCGCGCCACCAGCATAACATGCCCTGGACTGGGTTTGATATTGTCCCAGGAGAATTAAGGGGCTCACCTCGTCAGGGGAATCTGGCCGCAGCGCCTCAGAGGGGGAGGTGACCGCAAACTCCTCCTACAGCCGCACAGAGCCTGCCAGTGACGAGAGGAAAACATTCAAGTGACTGAAGAAACCCAACCATCTTTGGTCAGCAGCGGTGGTTGTTGACACTTGGGGATGTTCCGCTCCAAAGAATGTTCTGCTCCAGCTGCCGCCTTCTCCTACACATCCATGTTTTAGAGCCTCCCTGGTTTTTATCAGAGTCGTAACATTTTGTACCAAAAGGGCATGCAGGGAGGGAAGCCAAGAGGACCTCAAGTTTTCACAGGCAAGGCTAAACAAAACACAAAGTTCCTCTGTGTTCAAGACTGAGGGAAATGAGCTAAGTAAAGCTTTTCTGCCTTACTACAATTTATTGCCTGAAGTTGCTCACTGGACGCTGCGGAGATCTCTGGAGCATGCATCTGGATCTTGGCTCTGGCCATTAGCAAAgacttggggagaaaaaaacagatgttCCAGACAGGAACAGCTCTCTCAAACCAGGAGGCGGGTGAAGCCACGGGCGGCAGAATCTGCTCTGGCAGCGCTGCCGTCCCGGGGGAAGCCAGGATGTCCCAGCTCCAGGTCATTGCGGAGTTCTTGAGAGCTTTGCTCAAGACCCATCCTCGCCTCCCCCCGTGGGACATCCCTGCCGGGCCCTGGAGAGCGGCTCTCCCCGCCTGTccgggcagaggggtgcctgccaGGGACACAGCGGGGCTTCTCCTGACGCTGTgtcgccccctccccagggccgagCCCCGCACCAGCTCCAGCACCGCGGCAGCACTGGccggccgggggctgctccctcccGCTCTGCCCGGGGCAGCCGCCCCCTCCCGTCCTGCCGCTTCCCCTCCGAGCTGCCCCGGCTCCATCCCGCCCGGTCCAGCGGGGCCGtcccggctccctcccgccctctcccccccgccgcgGCTCCCTCCCGCCCGGTCCATCGGGACTGTTCCTGCTCCATCCCGCCCGATCCATCGGGACTGTCCCTGCTCCATCCCGCCTGATCCATCGGGGCCGCCCCGGCTCCATCccgcccgctccctcccgccgcggCTCCCTCCCGCCCGGTCCATCGGGACTGTTCCTGCTCCATCCCGCCCGATCCATCGGGACTGTTCCTGCTCCATCCCGCCCGATCCATCGGGGCCACCCCGGCTCCATCCCGCCCGGTCCATCGGGACTGTCCCTGCTCCATCCCGCCCGATCCATCGGGGCCGCCCCCGCTCCATCCCGCCCGATCCATCGGGACTGTCCCTGCTCCATCCCGCCCGGTCCAGCGGGGCCGtcccggctccctcccgccctctcccccccgccgcgGCTCCCTCCCGCCCGGTCCATCGGGACTGTTCCTGCTCCATCCCGCCCGATCCATCGGGACTGTTCCTGCTCCATCCCGCCCGATCCATCGGGGCCACCCCGGCTCCATCCCGCCCGATCCATCGGGACTGTTCCTGCTCCATCCCGCCCGATCCATCGGGGACGCCCCCGCTCCATCCCGCCCGATCCATCGGGACTGTCCCTGCTCCATCCCGCCCGGTCCAGCGGGGCCTCCCCGGCTCCATCCCGCCCGGtccgtcccgccccgccggggctgccccgctccctcccgTACCGGCCGCCCCCCGTGTCCGCTCGGCTGCGGTCCCGCCCGGCGgatcggggagcggcggggcccggcggagCCGCCTCACCTGGAGCGGAGCGGGGACGCTGCGGGGCGGCCGGCGCTGCTCTGCCGGGGCCCGGCCCGCGGCGCGGCCCTtggggcgggcgggcagcgggggcccggggcggtgccgcccgccccgtcccgtcccatcccggcccgccccgtcccgcccggcccggctcggcccaTACAAGGCAGAAGaatgcggcggggccggggccgcggggccggggcggcgggacggcgCTCCCGGCCTTATATAGACGAAAGGGCGGCGGGGGCGACCCACGCGTGGCCGCTTTCCCGCGGGGAGATGCGCAGCTCGGGGCCGCGCCCGGGGGGATGGGGACCGGCTCGTCCCGGCCTCCCCGTGGGCGTCCCCGCGCCTCCCAGCCTGGTGACACAGGGCAACGCCGTGCTCTGCGGGGCTGTGGGCACCCACGGGCGACACTAGCCCACGGGCGGTGGTTCGCCCCGGGCTTCCCGGAGCAGCTCTGGGCCCCTGCCAGCGGGCGTGGGGCTGCCTGTGGGCCAGCGGCCCAGTTGAGCTCCATGGAAAAGCCTTGAGGGCATCCGAAGGCTGCAGCGAGGCTGGCTGAAAGCCTCTGCTGACGGCCCAGTGGGACCAGGCTGCAAAGGGAACGGTGGCCAGAAAGACCGGGTTGGTGCtgagccctgcctctgcccccggGCTGCAAGCTGCCAGAATGACTAGGTTAAACAGCCCCTCCAATTTCCTCTAAAAAGTTCCCTGGGCTGGAGAACAGCTGGGGACGTGCCCTGTTCCCGAGCTGTGGCCTGGAGCCCAGAGGCGCAGGGATGAGGAACTCCTACCAGTCACCAGGGACAGGCACCAGTCCCAGGGACACCTCTCCAGGGCCTGTTCCTGGGTCTTGCTCATGTTTCCTTCCCCTCAGCAGCCCTGCACCACATCCCAATCTGGTAGCCGCCAAGGAGGTCCCAGGCTCTCCCTTGGGAGGGTGATGCCCTCCCTAGACATCATCCCAGGGGGGATTTGTCTTTGGTTTGGAGGACACCATGGCACTGGGGCCAGAATTCAgcctgcagaggagcaggcaaGTGGGAGAGGGATTCACCCAACCCTGGGGCAGGCAGccggagcagggctgctctgcccacgtgctgccagcagctccatcACTGCCCGTGGAGAGAAGTGGGAGCTCAAGGATGAGGACCATACCCTGCCGCCATCCCTGGGCACTTCCCAGCTTGGCAGAGCTGTGCCAAGGGGCGAGCATGGAGCACATGGTCTGCACTCGCAGCAACACGGCTGAAGAGCAGAAATGAGCAGCGACACAAATTGATCTTCAGCTGCCACTCTCCTGCGGGGCACCACTACAAACAACAgttgaaaaaccaaaaaaggtgTTTCGTCACAGACACAAAAGCAGTGGCCatgtcctccagcagcctggccaCACTCTGCTCAGGGCACAGATTTTGTTCCTACTGTCTCAGACCAGTGacctgctctgccagcagcctgcctgaCTTGGGGACATCCTAACCAACCATGCCCCCGTGCTGCTTGGAAGGATCTGCCAGGACGTTGTCCCCTCCAGGGAGTGCAGGAGCCATGGAGGTGGCCTGGCCTTCGCTGGAGGCAGGTGTCCTGCTCACGTCCCCTCCAAAGGACAGGCAGCGCTGGGGGAGGAATCAGGAGCCGGCCAAACACCGGCGTGTTGGAAAACACCCACCGAGTGGGTGCCTTGGATGGGGTTGGAAACGCCACCAAGCGCCGTGCCAGGGCAGCAGTGAGCCGGGGAGAGCACAGAGCCTTTGCCATGCCATGATCTGGCCAGGGGGTCCCAAGGTttgcctttttaataaaaatataaggaaagagaaaaaaaaaaaaaggaaaaaaaaaaaaaagaagaaatcccgAGAGTCAGACAGCCCAAGCTGCCCCCCCGTGGCTGGTCCCAGGTTTTTCTGCGCTGGAGGAAAGGCCCGGCCTCATCCGCGTCCAGCTGGTCCCCGGGAGCCTGTCAGGAAGCAGGACCAGCCCTACGGCCCCTCTGGGGTGGCCGCTGTCCCCCACCAAGCCCCGGTTCCTCACAACCGGGCAGCTTTGGGGGGGACACACTGGTGAAGCGGGGCGGTTTGGACATGGCAGCTCCTCGCACGCTTTGCAGCCTCTGAAGCGGCGTGCAGGtaaggggctgctgctgggccacCTCGGCCAGCCCCTCGGGTTCTCCCCTgagccccatccagcccttcCCACCGTCCCCTGCCTGCGCCCGGGGCTCCCCATGTAACCCTTCTGCCCCGCGCCGCTGTGCCTGACAGCACGCATCCCTCGCCGGGGGCCTGTTTGTCCCCCTGTGACATCCTCTGGCACCtcgcctgcctcctcctcctgctttcaaGCCCCAATTTAATTAGTGTTTCTCTCTGGGCAGTGGATCAGGCAATGGGGACGAAGTAAAAAAAGcccggggtgggtggggtgggctTTAGCACACAAATTTTAGATTACAGGTGTCTCATCACCATGCAAGCGCTTCCATCCCTGCAAAGCGTCCTGGGGCAGGAGCACAGAGCTGGGGACAGTGAGACTCCTCACGTACCTCGGACACAGCCTGAAGTCCTGGAAGAGCTCAGCCCTGGGGTCCCGCAGCTGTCACCTCCACCCGTGCTCGGTGACCGTGTCCGTCATGGAGCGGAGGGTGCGGAGTGGGAGGGGGGCTGCCATGACCTAAGCACCAGAGGAGCGCCCCGGGAGCAAGGTTGAGGCTGTGGCAGGTGAGACTTGGCCCCTCAGCGAAGAGCCCTGCCGtggtggggggggtcagaggCAAAGGTCCTGCCGGAGATACAGCGATGACCCCCCACTGCCTGCTCCTCTCTGTGATaacaacacagcggggcacaagaaatacaggaagttcttggaatagaggagccaacgaggagaggaactatgctggaccttgtccttaccaacaaggaggggctggtggggaacgtcaagctcaagggtagcctcggctgcagtgatcatgacatggtaga
The genomic region above belongs to Larus michahellis chromosome 12, bLarMic1.1, whole genome shotgun sequence and contains:
- the MYL9 gene encoding myosin regulatory light polypeptide 9; this encodes MSSKRAKAKTTKKRPQRATSNVFAMFDQSQIQEFKEAFNMIDQNRDGFIDKEDLHDMLASLGKNPTDEYLEGMMSEAPGPINFTMFLTMFGEKLNGTDPEDVIRNAFACFDEEASGFIHEDHLRELLTTMGDRFTDEEVDEMYREAPIDKKGNFNYVEFTRILKHGAKDKDD